One Paenarthrobacter aurescens TC1 DNA window includes the following coding sequences:
- a CDS encoding putative gluconate transporter (identified by match to protein family HMM PF02447; match to protein family HMM TIGR00791), protein MTEFLEWLRHDTAGLLLLAGAGIALLLFLIIKVKLEPFIALVGTGVIVALVGGISVEALVGSATKSSDALIEKGFAGILGHITVIIGLGTVLGAILERSGGAEVLLGRLVKIFGEKGTPLAMGITGFVLGIPVFFDIGIFVLAPLVYVAAIRGGKSLALYALPLLAGLSVTHAFLPPHPGPVAAAGLFGVDLGWIILMGLICGIPAWFASGILWGTWIGKRVMVSVPEDRIVPEAEEAKGHEPSIGLVLLAIGLPMILILGGTFGNIFAPAGTFRDVLQFFGNPAIALTVAVLLAMWLLGIRRGMTSAELSEITGSSLRPVGMILLVVGAGAFFGAVLSATGVGQAVADSLSQAGLPIILSAFVISAGMRIAQGSATVAIVTTGGILAPSLASGYSQPQLALIVVAISSGSIIASHVNDGGFWIISKYFNMSVKDTLKTWTVLETVLSIVGFGMAALLYAFVR, encoded by the coding sequence ATGACTGAATTCCTCGAATGGCTGCGGCACGACACCGCCGGCCTGCTCCTCCTGGCAGGCGCCGGCATTGCCCTTCTGCTGTTCCTGATCATCAAGGTCAAGCTCGAACCGTTCATCGCCCTGGTGGGAACCGGTGTGATCGTGGCCCTGGTGGGTGGGATCTCCGTGGAGGCCCTTGTCGGCTCGGCCACCAAGAGCAGCGACGCCCTCATTGAGAAGGGCTTCGCCGGCATCCTCGGCCACATCACGGTAATCATTGGCCTCGGTACCGTCCTCGGCGCCATCTTGGAACGGTCCGGTGGTGCGGAAGTGCTTTTGGGCCGCCTCGTGAAGATCTTCGGCGAAAAGGGCACCCCGCTCGCCATGGGTATCACTGGCTTCGTGCTGGGTATCCCCGTGTTCTTCGACATCGGCATCTTTGTCCTTGCCCCGCTGGTGTACGTCGCGGCTATCCGTGGTGGCAAGTCACTTGCCCTCTACGCTCTCCCGCTGCTGGCCGGCCTCTCCGTGACGCACGCCTTCCTTCCGCCGCACCCCGGCCCCGTTGCTGCGGCCGGACTGTTCGGCGTGGATCTCGGCTGGATCATCCTCATGGGCCTGATCTGCGGTATTCCTGCATGGTTCGCATCCGGTATCTTGTGGGGCACCTGGATCGGCAAGCGAGTCATGGTTTCCGTTCCGGAGGATCGCATTGTTCCCGAAGCCGAGGAAGCCAAGGGCCACGAACCGTCCATCGGACTGGTGCTTCTGGCCATCGGTTTGCCCATGATCCTCATCCTCGGCGGTACCTTCGGAAACATCTTTGCTCCCGCAGGCACCTTCCGTGATGTGCTCCAGTTCTTCGGCAACCCGGCCATCGCGCTGACCGTCGCCGTGCTCCTGGCCATGTGGCTCCTGGGAATCCGCCGCGGCATGACCTCCGCCGAACTCAGCGAAATCACGGGATCCTCGCTGCGTCCCGTGGGCATGATCCTGCTGGTTGTGGGTGCCGGCGCCTTCTTCGGCGCAGTCCTCTCAGCCACCGGTGTCGGCCAGGCCGTGGCCGATTCATTGTCCCAAGCCGGGCTTCCGATCATCCTGTCCGCCTTCGTGATCAGCGCCGGCATGCGCATCGCCCAGGGCTCGGCCACCGTTGCAATCGTGACCACCGGTGGCATCCTGGCACCCAGCCTCGCCTCCGGCTACTCGCAACCGCAGCTCGCGCTGATCGTGGTGGCTATCTCCTCGGGCTCCATCATCGCCAGCCACGTGAACGACGGCGGATTCTGGATCATCTCCAAGTACTTCAACATGTCAGTCAAGGACACCCTGAAGACCTGGACCGTGCTGGAAACAGTGCTTTCCATTGTGGGCTTCGGTATGGCGGCGCTGCTGTACGCGTTCGTCAGGTGA
- a CDS encoding putative 2-dehydro-3-deoxyphosphogluconate aldolase/4-hydroxy-2-oxoglutarate aldolase (identified by match to protein family HMM PF01081; match to protein family HMM TIGR01182) yields MTPEQFLQQLEADRTLAVVRAPSITDAADLCRALADGGIRSVELTFTTPDVLTHVKRAAETAAEHGAAVGIGTVMTADQARAAIDAGAQFLVTPGLRPEVAAVAVAAGIPFSLGAMTPTEVAQALDLGSAAVKIFPARQLGPAYLKDLQGPYPGIRLLPSGGIDASNAKSYLDAGAAAVCCGTSVVPPAAVAAGDWADIAARAAAFTGTLK; encoded by the coding sequence ATGACCCCTGAACAATTCCTCCAGCAGCTTGAAGCCGACCGCACCCTGGCCGTGGTCCGCGCACCGTCCATCACCGACGCCGCCGATCTCTGCCGGGCGCTGGCCGACGGCGGCATCCGCAGCGTCGAACTGACCTTCACCACACCGGATGTGCTCACGCACGTCAAGCGCGCGGCGGAGACCGCAGCGGAGCACGGCGCCGCCGTCGGAATCGGCACCGTGATGACCGCTGATCAAGCCCGCGCAGCGATCGACGCCGGTGCGCAGTTCCTGGTGACGCCCGGCCTCAGGCCGGAGGTCGCCGCCGTCGCCGTGGCTGCGGGGATCCCGTTCAGCCTCGGCGCCATGACCCCCACCGAGGTGGCACAGGCCCTGGACCTGGGCTCGGCCGCCGTCAAGATTTTCCCCGCCCGCCAGCTCGGCCCGGCGTATCTGAAGGACCTGCAGGGCCCGTACCCGGGCATCCGATTGCTCCCTTCAGGAGGCATCGACGCCTCCAACGCCAAGAGCTACCTCGACGCCGGTGCTGCCGCAGTCTGCTGCGGCACCAGCGTAGTCCCGCCCGCGGCAGTTGCTGCAGGTGACTGGGCAGACATCGCGGCACGTGCCGCAGCCTTCACCGGCACCCTCAAGTAG
- a CDS encoding N-acyl-D-amino acid deacylase family protein (identified by match to protein family HMM PF07908; match to protein family HMM PF07969), translating to MKTLINNATLVDGTGAARRRADVLLDGAVIAAVVDAGTLDAGSLTAAETGAERVIDATGLVLSPGFIDMHAHSDLQLLVNRDHYAKLSQGVTTELLGQDGLSYAPVDDATLAGVREKIAGWNDSPAEFDWNWRTVGEYLDRLDTEQDGGRIATNAAYLVPQGTVRAMVMGFAEGDPTPEQQQQMQDIIRAAMEEGAVGMSSGLTYTPGMYAQTEELAGLCRTVGELGGFYAPHHRSYGKGALGAYAEMIGLSRETGCALHLSHATMNFAENKGRAGELLELIDEALDQGVDITLDTYPYLPGATTLSAILPSWASSGGTEATLTRLADPETRARIQEAVEIYGSDGCHGVVAEWDTLEISGVQNPALAGYVGKTVRDIASETKQEPFDVFAQILTEDRLGTGILQHVGHEENVQAIMKHRTHTGGSDGLLVGGKPHPRAWGTFPRYLGHYSRDLGLLSLEEMVHHLTGRPAARLKLHNRGLVREGYAADVVLFDPETVRDEATFENPRQAASGLQYVFVNGTAAIDGGKPTGARAGRALRRSSDGLTREGQQ from the coding sequence ATGAAGACCCTCATCAACAATGCCACCCTGGTGGACGGAACGGGAGCGGCCCGCCGCCGCGCGGACGTCCTGCTGGACGGCGCGGTGATTGCCGCCGTCGTCGACGCCGGAACCCTCGACGCCGGGTCCCTCACCGCAGCGGAAACCGGCGCGGAGCGCGTCATCGATGCCACCGGTCTGGTCCTGAGCCCCGGGTTCATCGACATGCACGCGCACTCGGACCTGCAACTGCTGGTCAACAGGGATCACTACGCCAAGCTCAGCCAAGGCGTCACCACGGAATTGTTGGGTCAGGACGGACTGTCCTATGCGCCGGTTGATGATGCCACGCTGGCGGGTGTCCGCGAGAAAATCGCCGGCTGGAACGACAGTCCTGCCGAGTTCGACTGGAACTGGCGGACAGTTGGCGAGTACCTCGACCGACTGGACACGGAACAGGACGGTGGCCGAATCGCCACCAACGCCGCCTACCTTGTTCCCCAAGGAACCGTCCGCGCCATGGTGATGGGCTTCGCCGAAGGTGACCCCACGCCGGAACAACAGCAGCAGATGCAGGACATCATCCGCGCGGCGATGGAGGAAGGGGCCGTGGGAATGTCCTCGGGACTCACCTACACGCCGGGCATGTACGCGCAGACCGAGGAACTCGCCGGGCTCTGCCGGACGGTGGGTGAACTGGGTGGCTTCTATGCGCCGCACCACCGCTCTTACGGCAAGGGTGCGCTGGGTGCCTACGCCGAGATGATCGGGCTGAGCCGCGAGACCGGATGTGCCCTGCACTTGTCCCACGCCACCATGAATTTCGCGGAAAACAAGGGCCGGGCGGGGGAGCTCCTGGAGCTGATCGACGAAGCCCTTGACCAGGGTGTGGACATCACCCTGGACACGTACCCGTACCTCCCGGGCGCCACCACACTGTCCGCGATCCTCCCCAGCTGGGCGTCGTCGGGCGGAACCGAGGCCACGCTGACCCGCCTGGCAGATCCGGAAACCCGCGCACGCATCCAAGAAGCCGTGGAGATCTACGGCTCCGACGGCTGCCACGGAGTGGTGGCCGAATGGGACACCCTGGAGATCAGCGGCGTCCAGAATCCCGCGCTCGCAGGCTACGTGGGCAAGACCGTTCGGGACATCGCTTCCGAGACCAAGCAAGAGCCTTTCGACGTCTTCGCGCAGATCCTCACGGAAGACCGCCTCGGCACCGGAATCCTGCAGCACGTGGGTCACGAGGAAAACGTGCAGGCCATCATGAAACACCGCACCCACACCGGCGGCAGCGACGGACTCTTGGTCGGCGGCAAGCCACACCCCCGCGCTTGGGGAACCTTCCCGCGCTACCTCGGCCACTACTCCCGGGACCTCGGACTCTTGAGCCTCGAGGAAATGGTCCACCACCTCACCGGCCGGCCCGCCGCACGACTCAAGCTCCACAACAGGGGACTGGTCCGCGAAGGCTACGCGGCCGACGTCGTGCTCTTCGATCCGGAAACCGTCCGCGACGAAGCCACTTTTGAGAACCCCCGCCAAGCCGCCAGCGGCCTCCAGTACGTCTTCGTCAACGGCACGGCAGCGATCGACGGCGGCAAGCCCACCGGCGCCCGCGCGGGCCGTGCCCTTCGTCGCAGCAGCGACGGCCTCACCAGAGAAGGACAACAATGA